A window from Telopea speciosissima isolate NSW1024214 ecotype Mountain lineage chromosome 8, Tspe_v1, whole genome shotgun sequence encodes these proteins:
- the LOC122670344 gene encoding serine/threonine/tyrosine-protein kinase HT1-like isoform X1: protein MMNFQWFKQVPNHGRSERKLSLGEYKRAVSWSKYLVSSGAEIKGEGEEEWSADLSQLYIGNKFASGRHSRIYRGVYKQRAVAIKLISQPEEDEGLAVMLEKQFTSEVALLFRLQHPNIITFVAACKKPPVFCIITEYSSGGSLRKYLHQQEPNSLPLDLVLKFALDIARGMHYLHSQGILHRDLKSENLLLGEDMSVKVADFGISCLESECGSRKGFRGTYRWMAPEMIKEKHHTRKVDVYSFGIVLWELLTALTPFEGLTSEQAAFAVSEKNARPPLPSACPVALSCLISRCWSSNPDKRPHFAEIVSILESYSESLEQDPTFFTSYKPPEKRTFLRCILKCITVRRFTSLKA from the exons ATGATGAATTTTCAGTGGTTCAAGCAGGTACCAAACCATGGTAGATCCGAAAGGAAACTCTCGCTTGGAGAATATAAACGAGCCGTTTCCTGGTCCAAGTACTTGGTCTCCTCTGGTGCAGAAATCAAAGGAGAGGGTGAGGAAGAGTGGAGTGCCGATTTGTCTCAGCTGTACATCGGGAATAAGTTTGCATCGGGGCGGCACAGTCGTATCTATCGCGGGGTATACAAGCAGAGAGCGGTGGCGATCAAGCTGATAAGCCAGCCTGAGGAAGACGAGGGGTTGGCAGTTATGTTGGAGAAACAGTTTACTTCAGAGGTTGCGTTGCTCTTTCGTCTCCAACACCCTAATATTATCACT TTTGTTGCAGCATGTAAGAAACCTCCTGTGTTCTGTATCATCACTGAGTACTCATCAGGAGGCTCACTTAGAAAATACCTCCATCAGCAGGAGCCAAATTCCCTTCCACTAGATTTGGTTTTGAAATTTGCCCTTGATATTGCTCGCGGGATGCATTATCTTCATTCCCAGGGGATACTCCACCGGGACCTTAAATCTGAAAATCTACTACTCGGTGAAGATATGAGTGTGAAGGTTGCTGATTTTGGGATCTCATGCTTAGAATCTGAGTGTGGCAGCAGAAAGGGGTTTAGAGGTACATACCGCTGGATGGCGCCTgaaatgataaaagaaaaacatcatACGAGGAAAGTTGATGTATACAGTTTTGGCATAGTCCTTTGGGAGCTTCTAACAGCATTGACACCTTTTGAGGGCTTGACATCAGAACAGGCTGCTTTTGCAGTCTCCGAGAAG AATGCGAGGCCTCCATTGCCCTCCGCATGTCCAGTGGCATTAAGCTGTCTCATAAGTCGATGTTGGTCATCTAATCCAGATAAACGTCCTCACTTCGCTGAGATTGTTTCAATTCTTGAAAGTTACAGTGAATCCCTTGAACAGGATCCAACTTTTTTCACATCCTACAAACCCCCTGAAAAACGTACTTTTCTGCGATGCATCCTGAAGTGTATAACTGTCCGTAGGTTCACTTCTTTAAAAGCCTAA
- the LOC122670344 gene encoding serine/threonine/tyrosine-protein kinase HT1-like isoform X2: MMNFQWFKQVPNHGRSERKLSLGEYKRAVSWSKYLVSSGAEIKGEGEEEWSADLSQLYIGNKFASGRHSRIYRGVYKQRAVAIKLISQPEEDEGLAVMLEKQFTSEVALLFRLQHPNIITFVAACKKPPVFCIITEYSSGGSLRKYLHQQEPNSLPLDLVLKFALDIARGMHYLHSQGILHRDLKSENLLLGEDMSVKVADFGISCLESECGSRKGFRGTYRWMAPEMIKEKHHTRKVDVYSFGIVLWELLTALTPFEGLTSEQAAFAVSEKASNIGERRLYPDGSVTLSL; the protein is encoded by the exons ATGATGAATTTTCAGTGGTTCAAGCAGGTACCAAACCATGGTAGATCCGAAAGGAAACTCTCGCTTGGAGAATATAAACGAGCCGTTTCCTGGTCCAAGTACTTGGTCTCCTCTGGTGCAGAAATCAAAGGAGAGGGTGAGGAAGAGTGGAGTGCCGATTTGTCTCAGCTGTACATCGGGAATAAGTTTGCATCGGGGCGGCACAGTCGTATCTATCGCGGGGTATACAAGCAGAGAGCGGTGGCGATCAAGCTGATAAGCCAGCCTGAGGAAGACGAGGGGTTGGCAGTTATGTTGGAGAAACAGTTTACTTCAGAGGTTGCGTTGCTCTTTCGTCTCCAACACCCTAATATTATCACT TTTGTTGCAGCATGTAAGAAACCTCCTGTGTTCTGTATCATCACTGAGTACTCATCAGGAGGCTCACTTAGAAAATACCTCCATCAGCAGGAGCCAAATTCCCTTCCACTAGATTTGGTTTTGAAATTTGCCCTTGATATTGCTCGCGGGATGCATTATCTTCATTCCCAGGGGATACTCCACCGGGACCTTAAATCTGAAAATCTACTACTCGGTGAAGATATGAGTGTGAAGGTTGCTGATTTTGGGATCTCATGCTTAGAATCTGAGTGTGGCAGCAGAAAGGGGTTTAGAGGTACATACCGCTGGATGGCGCCTgaaatgataaaagaaaaacatcatACGAGGAAAGTTGATGTATACAGTTTTGGCATAGTCCTTTGGGAGCTTCTAACAGCATTGACACCTTTTGAGGGCTTGACATCAGAACAGGCTGCTTTTGCAGTCTCCGAGAAG GCATCAAACATAGGAGAAAGAAGACTCTACCCAGATGGATCAGTGACACTCAGCTTATAA